From one Nothobranchius furzeri strain GRZ-AD chromosome 2, NfurGRZ-RIMD1, whole genome shotgun sequence genomic stretch:
- the LOC139066315 gene encoding nascent polypeptide-associated complex subunit alpha, muscle-specific form-like has translation MAHPGPPAGFSTSNAADAAIEPRRYSPPSRSQMGGWTGRRSRTPTAPGRNPGSTNTSSPGAAPQAHHHLGSARQLGPASSQVGGAACSGPASSRASGPASGPGSTSFICRQRNQVCSPLDGAHQPPSGAGPAPSTHQPPGVPTGHSIPLVLQERVPIQPVALPPVQSAATSSPGQGTELTAHPTELAGSVTSPFTGSATSLVSARSCASSPVCPRGSSPACPRGSSPACPRSSDPGPVLPVVSATSITSSPVVSATSGAASQVVSATSSAASPVVSTTSGAASQVVSGPACSGSACPRGSTCSRDSASSPVGGPSRCSSGASSPVGGPSRSSSGTSPCSGFASTQIGTFSPVSARSGASSPIGARSGVPRQVGIPSQVDVPTQVGVFLKSVPLASPFMSALPLQSAPLQSAPPLQSAPSVPPLRLPPSAKSAALPPAKSAALPPAKSAASPPAKSVAPLQQLHLQSPLALPSPGASTPEPVAISSSAPDAGPPEPVAVSSSAP, from the exons atGGCTCACCCTGggccaccagccggcttctccacCTCCAACGCCGCAGATGCCGCCATCGAGCCTCGGCGatactctccaccctcccggagccagatgggaGGTTGGACTGGGAGACGCAGCCGGACT CCCACAGCGCCGGGAAGGAACCCAGGCTCCACTAACACCTCCAGCCCCGGAGCGGCACCGCAGGCTCACCACCACCTCGGctcggcgcgccagcttggacccgcctccAGTCAGGTCGGCGGTGCCGCCTGCAGCGGACCCGCCTCCAGTCGggccagcggccccgcctccggtccaggcAGCACCTCTTTCATCTGCAGGCAGAGGAACCAAGTCTGCAGCCCATTGGACGGAGCTCACCAACCTCCAAGCGGTGCTGGgccggctccgtcaactcatcagcctccaggagttccaactggacactctatccCCCTGGTTCTCCAGGAGAGGGTTCCCATCCAGCCAGTGGCCctgcctccggtccagtcagcagcgacCTCATCTCCAGGCCAAGGGACCGAGCTgacagcccatccaacagagctcgccg gaAGCGTCACTAGTCCATTCACCGGCTCCGCCACCAGTCTAGTTAGCGCCAGGTcctgcgcctccagtccagtctgtccaagaggctccagtccagcctgtccaagaggctccagcCCAGCCTGCCCAAGAAGCTCCGACCCTGGCCCAGTCCTTCCAGTCGTCAGCGCCACGTCCATCACCTCCAGTCCAGTCGTCAGTGCCACGTCCGGCGCCGCCAGTCAAGTTGTCAGTGCCACATCCAGCGCCGCAAGTCCAGTCGTCAGCACCACTTCCGGCGCCGCCAGTCAAGTCGTCAGCGGTCCcgcctgcagcggctccgcctgtccaagaggctccacctGCAGCAGAGACTCCGCCTCTAGTCCAGTCGGCGGCCCCTCTCGCTGCAGctccggcgcctccagtccagtcggCGGCCCCTCCCGCAGCAGCTCCGGCACCTCCCCCTGCAGCGGATTTGCTTCCACTCAAATCGGCACCTTCAGTCCTGTCAGCGCCCGGTCCGGCGCCTCCAGCCCTATTGGTGCCCGGTCCGGCGTCCCAAGACAAGTCGGCATCCCCAGCCAAGTCGACGTCCCCACTCAAGTCGGCGTCTTCCTCAAGTCTGTGCCTCTGGCGTCCCCCTTCATGTCTGCACTTCCACTCCAGTCGGCTCCACTCCAGTCAGCGCCTCCACTGCAGTCGGCGCCTTCAGTGCCTCCACTCCGGTTGCCACCTTCTGCCAAATCCGCAGCTCTGCCTCCTGCCAAGTCAGCGGCTCTGCCTCCTGCCAAATCAGCGGCTTCGCCTCCTGCCAAGTCAGTGGCTCCCCTGCAGCAGCTCCACCTACAGTCACCGCTGGccctgccctcgccaggtgcAAGCACCCCAGAGCCTGTCgccatctcctcctctgccccagacgccggccccccagagcccGTCGCCGTCTCCTCCTCAGCCCCCTAG